Below is a window of Geomonas oryzisoli DNA.
TTTTTCTCTTCCTAACCCCGTGAGCTCTTCCTTGCCAACCCATTGTAGATATTAAATTTTGTCGGAGGCTGCGCTGAGGTTCACGGCACGGTGGACACTTCCGAAAAGGGGTCCGCTGCCGGCAGGAACCTGAAAACGGCACGCATGGTGAAAAAGGGATCTCCCTATCGGCCGCAGTACAAAAAAACCGGCAAGAACGCCGGGACCAAAACCAGAAGGGGGAAAACACCATGTCGACCAGCGATATCTCTTTAACAGCAGGAATGAGGACCAACCTCCTCAATCTCCAACAGACCAGCCAGCTCCTGAACAGGACCCAGCAGAGGCTCTCTTCGGGCAAGCAGGTCAACAGCGCACTGGACAACCCGACGAACTACTTTGCAGCGCAGAACGCGAACCAGCGCGCCAGCGACCTGTCCGACCGTAAGGACGGCATGTCGGAGGCGGTGCAGACGGTTGGCGCTACCAACGCGGGCATCACGGCCATCACCGGCCTGATCAACGCCGCCAAAGGTATCGCGCAGTCCGCTCTCTCCACCAGCGACACCTCGACCAGGTCCAAACTGGCCACCCAGTACGACACCATCCGGAGCCAGATCGACAACATCTCGTCCGACTCCGGCTACCGCGGTCTGAACCTGCTGAGCGCGACCAACACGCTGACCGTAAACTTCAACGAAGACGCAAGCTCCAGCCTCGACGTCGTCGGCTTCCTGGCCAACTCCACCGGTCTGAGCCTCTCCAGCGCCAGCGGCGCCTGGGCTACCAACTCGGACATCACCACCGACACGGCGAACATGGACACCGCGATCTCCACGTTGAGAACCAACACCCAAACCCTGGCGGCGAACCTGAACATCATCACCACCCGCCAGAGCTTCACCGATGCCATGGTGAACACGCTGCAAACCGGCGCCGACAACCTGACTCTGGCCGATATGAACCAGGAAGGCGCCAACATGCTGATGCTGCAGACTCGTCAGAGCTTGGGCACCACCTCGCTCTCGATGTCTTCGCAGGCAGCTCAGTCCGTACTCAAGCTGTTCTAAACCTCAACCCGGCCCGGAGGGGGACACTCCTCCGGGTCGACCTTAACCCCGCCCCACACCCCCTGAGCGACCGCTGATGTCGCTGCCGCACCACGCCCCGATACGATTCCCATAGATGATTTTTTGACTCGCCGCACAGCGGACTTCAGCGCCGACAGCGAGCGAACCATCCCGCGCTGCGCCTGGACAGGTCAGCCGCAGCGGTAGGTTTCTTCGATGCGGTGCATCGCGCCCTTCGGGGTAAGAACACTGGAGAAGAGGATGAACTCTTCGACGTTGAAAGGGGGGAAGCTGAGAGCCCGGTGCACCGACTCGAAGCGCGCCACGGCGGACGACGCGTTCTCCTTGATGCGGGCCAGGGTGATGTGAGGGGAGAAGCCGCGCTCTTCGGGGACGATGCCGGCGCCGACCACGGCGGCTTCCACCTGCTGCTGCAGGGAGAGGAGCGCCCGGGATTCCTCCAGGCCGACCCAGAGCACCCTCGGGTGACCGTGCGGCGGGAAGTGCCCCACGCCGCGCAGGGTGAGCGGGAAGGGAGTGAAGCTGACAGCAGCGAGGTTCTTTTTCAGCATGGCACAGGTCTGGGGGAGGACGTCCCCCAGAAAGCGCAGGGTCAGGTGGATCTGATCGGGCGGCACCCAGCGCAGGCCGGGGATCTCGTCGCGGAAGGATGACAGAGCGGCTTTTATATCGCCAGGTAATTCAACGGCTATGAACAGTCTGGCCACGGCTTCTCCTGTCACATCAGGTATGAGGAGTGCGGTCTGTGCAAAAAAAGAGTTGACTAACCGAAATTTGAATGTTAGACAGTATAGCTTTGGTGATCTGAAAGTAAAGGCGCTCAACGATGCTCGACGCTAGATACTTACGCGAAAATCTGGAGACTGTGGAAGCCCGGTTGAAGACCAGGGGCGAAGGCGTCAATATCGCCCGCTTCAAGGAACTCGACGGCTCCCGTCGCGAGCTGCTTCAGCAGAGCGAGACGCTCAAAGCGTTGCGCAACAAGGTCACCGAAGAGATCGCCCGCCTGCAGGACAAGAGTCAGGGCGCCGAAATGAAGGCGCAGATGCGCGAGGTCTCCCAGCAGATCAAGGGGATCGACGAGCAGCTGAAGGGCGTGGAAGAGGAGCTGCAGGGATTCCTGCTGACCGTTCCCAATATCCCCAACGAGACGACCCCGGTGGGTAAGTCCGAAGCGGATAACGTGGTGGTCCGCCTGGAAGGGAACATCCCCAGCCTCTCGTTCGAGCCGAAACCGCACTGGGAGATCGGCGAGAACCTCAACATCCTCGATTTCGAGCGCGGCGCGAAGCTCACCGGCGCGCGTTTCACCCTGTACAAAGGGCTCGGTGCGAGGCTGGAAAGAGCGCTGATCAACTTCATGCTCGACCTCCATATCGACGAGCATAAATATATTGAAATGCTGCCGCCCTTTATGGTAAACAGGGACAGCATGACCGGTACGGGCCAACTGCCCAAGTTCGAGGAAGATCTCTTCCACCTGGAAGGGGTCGATTTTTTTCTCATCCCCACGGCAGAGGTTCCGGTAACCAACATTCATCGCGGCGAGATCCTGAAAGGATCGGACCTGCCGATTTCATACTGCGCCTACACTCCCTGCTTCCGGAAGGAGGCGGGTTCTTACGGCAAGGACACGCGCGGCCTGATCAGGCAGCACCAGTTCAACAAGGTCGAGCTGGTCAAGTTCACCACCCCCGAGGAATCCTACCAGGAGCTGCAGAAGCTGCTCGGCAACGCCGAGGAGGTGCTGCGCAGGTTGCAGATACCTTACCGGGTCGTCGAGCTTTGCACCGGTGACATCGGTTTTTCGGCCGCCAAGACCTTCGACATCGAGGTCTGGTTGCCGGGCCAGAACTGCTACCGGGAGATATCCTCCTGCAGCTGTTTCGAAGATTTTCAGGCGCGTCGGGCCGGGATTCGTTTCCGCCCGGACGAGAAGGCAAAGCCGGAATTTGTCCACACGCTGAACGGCTCGGGTCTCGCAGTCGGCAGAACCGTGGTAGCGGTGCTGGAGAACTACCAGCAGGCGGACGGTTCGGTGCTGATCCCCGAGGTGCTCAGGCCCTACATGGGCGGGGCGGAGCGTATCAGCTAGGCTTTGGAGGAATGGCCGAGTGGTTGAAGGCGGCGGTCTTGAAAACCGTTGAACGAAAGTTCCGTGGGTTCGAATCCTACTTCCTCCGCCATTGATTTAGCGCAGTACCAAAAGCAGTAGAGGTTGAAACGGAGAGCTGGCCGAGTAGGTCGAAGGCGCACGCCTGCTAAGCGTGTATACTGGGAAACCGGTATCGAGGGTTCGAATCCCTCGCTCTCCGCCATTTTTTGCAGTAGGCAGTAACAGGGTTGTTGCAACTCCGGAGGTTGTGGTGAAGCGGTTGATGAAACTCACGGTTTTGTCTCTGATCGCTATCGGGTTCGCAGCAGGGTGCAACGAAAAGGAAAAGACGGAGCAGACGGCAGCCGCACCGAAGGTGGCCGAGGCTCCCTCCACGGTAGTGGTACCGGACCAGGTGAAGGGGAAGTGGAAGGCGGTGCAGATCCAGGTCGCCGACAAGAACGCCCACCTGAAGAAGGTCTACACGCTGAAGATAGGCTCGGATTTTCATCTTCCCGGGTCGGATCTGACGCTCAACGTGGAAACCTTTTTCCCGCACTTCGTGATGGAAGGCACCACCCTCACTTCCCAGTCGAACGACCTGGTCAATCCAGCGGCACAGCTGGTGATCCGGGAGAAGGGGAAGGAGATTTACAAGGGGTGGCTGTTTTCGCTCTACCCTACCACGCATGCGTTTCAGCATCCGCAGTACGGTTTCACCCTGGTCGA
It encodes the following:
- a CDS encoding DUF2155 domain-containing protein; translated protein: MKRLMKLTVLSLIAIGFAAGCNEKEKTEQTAAAPKVAEAPSTVVVPDQVKGKWKAVQIQVADKNAHLKKVYTLKIGSDFHLPGSDLTLNVETFFPHFVMEGTTLTSQSNDLVNPAAQLVIREKGKEIYKGWLFSLYPTTHAFQHPQYGFTLVDYLPAS
- a CDS encoding flagellin, which encodes MSTSDISLTAGMRTNLLNLQQTSQLLNRTQQRLSSGKQVNSALDNPTNYFAAQNANQRASDLSDRKDGMSEAVQTVGATNAGITAITGLINAAKGIAQSALSTSDTSTRSKLATQYDTIRSQIDNISSDSGYRGLNLLSATNTLTVNFNEDASSSLDVVGFLANSTGLSLSSASGAWATNSDITTDTANMDTAISTLRTNTQTLAANLNIITTRQSFTDAMVNTLQTGADNLTLADMNQEGANMLMLQTRQSLGTTSLSMSSQAAQSVLKLF
- the thpR gene encoding RNA 2',3'-cyclic phosphodiesterase, with the translated sequence MARLFIAVELPGDIKAALSSFRDEIPGLRWVPPDQIHLTLRFLGDVLPQTCAMLKKNLAAVSFTPFPLTLRGVGHFPPHGHPRVLWVGLEESRALLSLQQQVEAAVVGAGIVPEERGFSPHITLARIKENASSAVARFESVHRALSFPPFNVEEFILFSSVLTPKGAMHRIEETYRCG
- the serS gene encoding serine--tRNA ligase, with product MLDARYLRENLETVEARLKTRGEGVNIARFKELDGSRRELLQQSETLKALRNKVTEEIARLQDKSQGAEMKAQMREVSQQIKGIDEQLKGVEEELQGFLLTVPNIPNETTPVGKSEADNVVVRLEGNIPSLSFEPKPHWEIGENLNILDFERGAKLTGARFTLYKGLGARLERALINFMLDLHIDEHKYIEMLPPFMVNRDSMTGTGQLPKFEEDLFHLEGVDFFLIPTAEVPVTNIHRGEILKGSDLPISYCAYTPCFRKEAGSYGKDTRGLIRQHQFNKVELVKFTTPEESYQELQKLLGNAEEVLRRLQIPYRVVELCTGDIGFSAAKTFDIEVWLPGQNCYREISSCSCFEDFQARRAGIRFRPDEKAKPEFVHTLNGSGLAVGRTVVAVLENYQQADGSVLIPEVLRPYMGGAERIS